The following are encoded in a window of Megachile rotundata isolate GNS110a chromosome 2, iyMegRotu1, whole genome shotgun sequence genomic DNA:
- the LOC143265946 gene encoding uncharacterized protein LOC143265946: MKLLKFLLRYFPPGLALEYLQGGDVKTKMIDLLDLSAETDIRALAESIKATEPVITESVMEQLVETLQKLQAKVCDTNAKRYYKYKTLQTHLLPLTNIAFDKLGKRCLTGSYDRTCKVWDIDSGKELLTLEGHKNVVYAVSFNNPTSDKIVTGSFDRTARIWCSRTGHCLMTMWGHDGEVVVAKFSPSHNKIATASLDMTSKIFQLATGDEVGTLKGHTAEVIALYFNNDGNQIITGSFDGTVSIWDVRTLRRTSVLIGHRSELSNCIYNFDCSLIASSSMDKTAKVWDTRVNSCLATLRGHDDEVLDLTFDNNGKKLATASSDTTARVWDVVSSFEQLALMQGHREEVSKVCFSPNGRHLLTSSLDRTSKLWSLENNRCVQTLEGHTDDVFSCAFSYNGDTIITASKDNTCTIWR; encoded by the exons ATGAAGCTGTTGAAATTTTTGCTTCGTTACTTTCCGCCAG GTCTCGCCTTGGAGTACCTTCAGGGTGGAGATGTCAAGACCAAGATGATCGACCTTCTGGATCTATCTGCCGA AACGGACATAAGAGCATTAGCGGAGAGCATAAAAGCGACCGAGCCCGTAATAACCGAAAGTGTAATGGAGCAGTTAGTGGAGACCCTGCAGAAGCTGCAAGCCAAAGTTTGCGACACAAACGCGAAACGCTACTACAAATACAAAACCTTGCAGACACATCTTCTACCCCTTACGAACATCGCGTTCGATAAACTAGGTAAAAG ATGCCTGACAGGCAGCTACGACCGAACGTGTAAAGTTTGGGACATTGACAGTGGAAAAGAGCTTCTTACTCTCGAAGGCCATAAGAATGTGGTCTACGCCGTGTCCTTCAACAACCCAACTTC AGACAAAATCGTAACAGGTTCTTTCGACAGAACTGCGAGGATTTGGTGCTCGCGAACCGGCCATTGTTTAATGACAATGTGGGGCCACGACGGTGAAGTAGTTGTCGCAAAATTTTCACCCTCTCATAACAAAATCGCGACAGCTTCTCTGGATATGACGTCGAAAATTTTCCAGCTGGCAACAG gTGACGAAGTGGGAACGTTAAAAGGTCATACAGCGGAAGTGATCGCGCTATACTTTAACAACGACGGAAATCAAATAATAACAGGTTCTTTTGACGGTACTGTCAGCATCTGGGACGTAAGAACTCTAAG GAGAACAAGCGTACTGATCGGTCACCGTTCAGAATTGTCGAACTGCATCTATAATTTCGATTGCTCTTTAATCGCGTCGTCGTCCATGGATAAAACTGCCAAAGTCTGGGACACGAGAGTAAACTCGTGCTTGGCCACTTTACGGGGTCACGACGACGAGGTTCTGGACCTGACCTTTGATAATAATGGGAAAAAATTGGCAACCGCGAGCAGCGATACCACTGCACGAGTTTGGGACGTCGTCAGTTCTTTCGAACAATTGGCTTTGATGCAAGGTCATCGAGAAGAAGTATCGAAGG TCTGTTTCAGTCCAAACGGGCGACACTTGCTGACCTCATCCTTGGATAGAACATCGAAATTATGGTCTTTAGAGAACAATCGCTGCGTGCAAACGTTGGAAGGtcatacggacgatgtttttaGCTGCGCATTCTCATACAATGGTGATACCATTATCACCGCGAGCAAGGATAATACCTGTACCATTTGGAGGTGA
- the RIOK1 gene encoding RIO kinase 1, translated as MSEQSEQNQFSDADETEIRLDTSKGQPLFHSELVKNINKLHISNSEEDEDVDDDNYDDLEHDSLWYEDHNRNGPKDFTKNIQQQNINAQNISNKITNYQPTDKLFRRYANKINVEKYEGPALPGHAANLLIENDKRAEKERLRTKDKHDRATVEQVLDPRTRMILFKLLNQGIIAEINGCISTGKEANVYHATSKTGVEFAIKIYKTSILQFKDRDKYVTGEFRFRHGYCRHNPRKMVRTWAEKEFRNLIRLQQGGVSAPKPILLRSHVLLMDFIGTDGWPSPKLKDVVLTSSKPRKLYRECVEIMWKLFNKCKLVHADLSEYNILYHDGSIIIIDVSQAVEHDHPMALEFLRKDCTNITEFFKKNEVGVMTVKALFDFITDPTVTEENMDKYLDAISEQMAQQNDQEIDPNQQIEEQVFKQAYIPQNLTQVIDIERDIKLAKSGKEDLIYKTLVGLKADLSKPICTPEILTKVDKDTSDVEANNSSDESDHSDEDEDSEEGNENETKFINSARPRNESPESKKARKKAVKEQQAEKRKTKVKKHIKKRKERVLKKK; from the exons atgtcTGAACAAAGCGAGCAAAATCAGTTTAGTGATGCTGATGAAACTGAGATACG gttagaTACATCTAAAGGGCAACCATTATTTCACTCTgaacttgttaaaaatataaataaattgcatattTCAAATAGCGAAGAAGATGAAGATGTTGATGATGATAATTATGATGATTTAGAACATGATTCCCTTTGGTACGAAGACCACAACAGAAATGGACCAAAAGATTTTACCAAAAATATTCAACAGCAAAACATTAATGCTCAGAACATTTCTAATAAGATTACGAACTATCAACCAACGGATAAATTATTTCGCCGCTAtgctaataaaattaatgtggAAAAATATGAAGGACCAGCTTTGCCAGGGCATGCTGCAAACCTTCTTATTGAAAATGACAAACGTGCAGAAAAAGAAAGATTACGAACAAAGGATAAACATGATCGTGCTACTGTTGAGCAAGTTCTGGATCCTCGTACAAGaatgatattatttaaattattaaatcaaggTATAATTGCTGAAATTAATGGATGCATCTCAACAGGAAAAGAGGCTAATGTTTATCATGCAACTTCAAAGACAGGTGTGgaatttgcaataaaaatatataaaacatcaattttacaatttaaggaTCGAGATAAATATGTTACCGGTGAATTTCGTTTCCGGCATGGATATTGTCGTCATAATCCAAGGAAAATGGTACGAACATGGGCTGaaaaagaatttcgaaatttgataaGACTTCAACAAGGGGGAGTATCTGCTCCAAAGCCAATTCTATTACGTAGCCATGTTTTGTTAATGGATTTCATAGGCACAGATGGCTGGCCATCACCCAAATTAAAAGATGTTGTTCTGACTTCTTCTAAACCAAGGAAACTGTATAGAGAATGTGTTGAAATAATGTGGAAGTTGTTTAATAAATGCAAGCTTGTTCATGCTGATTTAAGcgaatataacatattatatcATGATGGATCTATCATAATAATTGATGTGTCTCAAGCAGTTGAACATGATCATCCTATGGCACTTGAGTTTCTGAGGAAAGATTGTACAAATATTACTG aattttttaagaagAATGAAGTTGGCGTGATGACCGTCAAAGCGTTATTTGACTTTATAACGGATCCGACAGTAACCGAGGAAAATATGGATAAATATTTAGATGCAATATCAGAACAAATGGCACAACAAAATGACCAAGAAATAGATCCCAACCAACAAATTGAGGAACAAGTATTTAAACAGGCTTATATTCCTCAAAACCTTACCCAG GTAATTGATATCGAACGTGACATCAAACTTGCCAAATCTGGGAAAGAAGATTTAATTTATAAGACCCTTGTTGGTTTAAAAGCAGATTTATCTAAACCTATCTGTACACCTGAAATTCTCACTAAAGTCGATAAAGATACGAGTGACGTAGAAGCAAACAATTCATCCGATGAAAGTGATCATTCCGATGAAGATGAAGATAGTGAAGAaggaaatgaaaatgaaacaaaGTTTATCAATTCAGCGCGACCGAGGAACGAAAGTCCGGAAAGTAAAAAA GCACGGAAGAAGGCAGTAAAAGAACAGCAagcagaaaaaagaaaaactaaAGTAAAGAAGCATataaagaaaaggaaagaaagagttttaaaaaagaaatag
- the LOC100880245 gene encoding dystrotelin yields the protein MQNIMHSIEQCNGIHYTSYRTAVKMQILHKELNMQYVQLELVAGVFERHRLSITENCVNLDLREIEDVLSDIYFAACKENNINFDIDFTTKLATNYILTTFDKQCTRTVSVFSIKVALVLISSGRLQEKYGYLYQQLADHNACLSKAGLYTLLTNICKITEMLGESTMYGSQHIQSHIDNCFSKIQGCLGVTESEFAAWIMQEPPLLIWITTFNRIKSAEHIIHNVRCSSCKTTPIRGLRYTCLKCTAYHQCQQCFLYGKISGKHKLKHPTREFCTKTSNREITKLIIELIRNKLRLCPVRSMGINAEDQIPRTNSVEVTHADCGSLRSTMKRRVLSDPQKELQSIITHLEEENKQLQIELLDIQGSKAERLQHHRVMIESQLQRLKLLKKYLFSDKICVPQIISHMQSTPMVPPLSSRVASLSMNFELSPIIRQETVEQISNTNDIDVLQSNSFDPTEESIIKENHEVVNSGKASTSLGFSNVMEPTQIELSTWIGGTKRSEINPTESGFSQWLDCNDVECKEEKYSMKSTTANTDNESPLVISDSFMGIHRDNTPSSLQRPDKHSQHSSLQNIQGDLNDILDRLQNMVTDDCLLNDSYVANDNCKLKRATTEMEDLLTGLIQGMESRKSKLTTIV from the exons atgcaaaatattaTGCACTCTATAGAACAGTGCAATGGTATTCATTATACATCTTATAGAACTGCagtaaaaatgcaaattttgcATAAAGAACTTAATA tGCAATATGTTCAGTTAGAATTAGTTGCTGGTGTCTTTGAACGTCATAGGCTCTCAATTACAGAAAACTGTGTAAATCTAGACCTAAGAGAAATTGAAGATGTTCTTTCTGACATCTACTTTGCTGCTTGCaaagaaaataatatcaattttgaTATTGATTTTACAACAAAACTTGCTACGAATTATATATTAACTACTTTTGATAA ACAATGTACTAGGACTGTTTCAGTATTTTCTATAAAAGTTGCTTTGGTACTAATAAGTTCTGGAAGATTACAAGAAAAGTATGGATATCTTTATCAGCAATTAGCTGATCATAATGCTTGCTTATCTAAAGCTGGTTTGTATACATTGTtaacaaatatttgcaaaatcacAGAAATGCTTGGAGAGAGCACAATGTATGGATCTCAACATATTCAATCACATATTGACAATTGTTTCTCAAAG ATTCAAGGATGTCTTGGAGTAACTGAATCAGAATTTGCAGCATGGATTATGCAGGAACCTCCTTTGCTTATTTGGATAACAACATTCAATCGTATAAAATCTGCAGAACata TCATTCATAATGTTAGATGCTCTTCTTGCAAAACAACTCCGATTCGGGGATTACGATACACGTGTCTAAAATGCACAGCATATCACCAATGTCAACAATGTTTTTTGTATGGTAAAATATCAGGAAAGCACAAACTGAAACATCCGACTCGTGAATTTTGTACTAAG aCTTCAAATCGGGAaataacgaaattaattattgaattaataagaaataaattgcGATTGTGTCCCGTTAGATCGATGGGAATAAATGCCGAGGATCAAATTCCACGCACAAACAG CGTGGAAGTAACGCATGCCGATTGTGGATCACTGAGAAGTACAATGAAAAGGCGTGTCCTGAGTGATCCACAGAAGGAATTACAAAGTATAATTACTCATttagaagaagaaaataaaCAATTACAAATAGAATTACTTGATATACAGGGTAGTAAAGCAGAAAGACTTCAACATCATAGAGTTATGATTGAATCGCAATTACAACGTTTGAAGCTGTTAAAG AAATACTTGTTTTCGGATAAAATTTGTGTGCCTCAAATAATTAGTCATATGCAAAGTACACCTATGGTTCCACCTTTGTCATCCAGAGTAGCATCTTTATCTATGAATTTTGAATTGAGTCCAATTATTCGTCAAGAAACTGTGgaacaaatttcaaatacaaATGATATTGATGTATTACAGTCGAATAGCTTTGATCCAACAGAAGAatccattattaaagaaaatcatGAAGTGGTTAATTCTGGAAAAGCATCTACTAGCTTAGGTTTTAGTAATGTAATGGAACCTACACAAATAGAATTGAGTACATGGATTGGAG gTACAAAGAGATCAGAAATAAATCCTACAGAGAGTGGTTTTTCTCAGTGGTTGGATTGTAATGATGTCGAatgtaaagaagaaaaatattcgATGAAATCTACCACGGCTAACACTGACAATGAGTCACCGTTAGTGATTTCTGATTCTTTCATGGGTATTCATAGGGATAATACACCATCTTCTCTTCAAAGACCTGATAAACATTCTCAACATAGtagtttacaaaatattcaagGAGATTTAAATGATATACTAGATAGATTACAAAATATGGTTACAGATGACTGCTTACTTAatg ATTCTTATGTAGCCAACGATAATTGTAAGTTGAAACGTGCTACGACCGAAATGGAAGATTTATTAACAGGACTGATTCAGGGTATGGAATCTCGTAAAAGTAAGCTTACAACTATAGTCTGA